The Campylobacter sp. MIT 12-8780 genome contains the following window.
GACGCTGGCACAGCTACGATGATACAATACTCTGCCCCACTTTTAATCATGATCTTTGTTTGCTTTAAGGCTAAGGTTTTACCTAAAAAGCTTGAAATACTTGCTTTAATACTCATTTTTATAGGATTATTTTTACTGGCAACACACGGAGATTTTCACTCTTTAAATATCAGTTTTTGGGGTTTATTTTGGGCTTTGGCTGGTGCTTTTGGGGTGGCGTATTATTCACTTGGAGCAAGGGCTATTATCGCTTCTTATGGGCTCTTTTTTGTCATGGGCTTTGCAAGTTTGTTTGCAGCTTGTATGCTTTTTGTACTTTTAGGATTTAAAATACCTTACCACGAACTTGACATAAAAGCCTTTCTGGCAATGTCCGGCATAATTTTCATAGGCACTATAGGAGCATTTTGCTTATATTTAAAGGGTGTTGAGTATATAGGAGCATTAAAAGCAAGTATGATAGCCTGCGTTGAGCCTGTAGCCGCCGCAATTATGAGCTTTGCTTTTTTAGGCACAAGATACACTTTCATAGATATTTTTGCTTTTATACTCATCATCTTAAGCGTGATTTTAAATGCGAAAAATAGGGCTTAAACAAGGCTTGCAAAAATATCCTCAACCTTTGTTTTAACATATTCATCATAGCCTTTTAGCTCTGGTTTTTCATTATAAAAAAAGAGTTTGACATTGATATTTTGCGAATTTGCTTGTTCAAAAATATGCCTAAATCCTTCGATTTTATTTATCGCTATATTTTGTGCATGTTTTAAGCCCTTTGGGTCGATAAATATTATAGTATTATCCTTAGTTTCTTTATGTCTTAACCAAAAAATAAAATCTGGATAGAATCTTTTCTCACTTTGCGTTTCTTCATCAAAATATGGGATATAAATTTCATCAATATTTTCTACAAGCTTGCTAAAACACCATTCATAAGCTTTTAAAACATTATCATCAAGCTTTATATATTCTTTTAATTTCTTTAAAAACTCAATTTCACTTGGTATTTTAATGCTATAAGAGATTTTGTCATCATTTTCTTTGATGATTAATGGACCATAATAATGCTCTTTGAATTCAGCATCAATGATATAGCTGTTAACCTCTATTTTTTGCAGCCCCTGTCCCATAGCTTCCTTAAGGCTTTTTCCAGCTCTAATCTCTGCTTCTATCTCCTCATCGCTTTTTGCTCTTAAAACTTCTTTTATTTTTTGATTTAATTCCTCAATCATATTATAATTTAGCGTGCTTGTAAAATGATGAAAATGCTTTATCTCGTCATTTATTGGCTCAAATTTTTCTAGCACCTTATAGCTTCTTGCAAAAAAGTTATCAAGCATTTTTAGCATTTTTTCATAGTCATGAGATTGCTTTCTGCCTTCTATCACGGCTATATTGCTTTTATTTTTGATTTTTTCTAAAGTTTTAAAGCCTAAAGCTTCACTTTTTAAATTAGCACTTAAAAGCAAAACATCTTCATCATAACTTTGCATAAAATCACAAAGTCCACTATAATCATCTTGTGAAATCTTATAGCTTCTTTCTTGCATAGCTTCTGTCTTATATTTTGGCACATATAAAGGCTTAAAAGTTTGATTTTTTCTAAAACCTTTTAGGGCTTTTTTCGAGCTAAATTGCTGCATTTTTTCTAAGATATATTTAATCGCTTCTTTATCGCTAGCCATGATAAAAAGCGTTTCAAGCCATTGATTTTTAAAGCCTAGTTTTGCACTTATATCAAAGCTTTTTAAGCCACATTTTTCAAGTCTTTTACGCAAGTATGCAAAAGGCTCGATTCTCACGCCTCTACCTATGGTTTGTAGCACATATTTTTTTGCTTGCGTGCTGCCTATATTGATAAAATTTATGATATTTACGCGGTTACTATCCCAGCCCTCGCTAAAAACCTTGCTACCCATCATTATATTTATAGGCGAATTTATATCATTAATATTTGCAAAATATCCCTGCTCTAAATCCTCGCCTATATCAATTCCTAGCTTAAGTATATAATCTTTTTGCCACTCCTTAATATTTCCTATATTTAAAAGTAAAAAGGGCTTGCTTGCATTCTTGCTTTTAAAAACAAGTTCCTTATCATTACCCTTTATCTTGCAAGCCTCAATGCCAGCATTTGCACTTGCATAAAATACACTTTGTTTTACCTCATCTAAGCTTATGTCTTTTAGCTTTTCTATAAGTGTATGAGCCAAATAATCTGTCCCAAAATATAAGCTTGCTTTTTCTAAATCCTTGCAAAGTTTTGCTAATAAATCCTCAAAGTCCTTAACCTCGCCTTTAACTATCTTTAATATAGCTTCAAAATACAGCTTTATACCAGCTATTTTCGTATTTACCTTATCTGAAACTGCTATGATTAAAGGATTATGATAAAGCAATTTTTTATGTTCATCTTTCTCAAAAGAATTTTCAAACTGCGTAAAAAGCTCCTTTTTAGCCTTTAAAATAGCCGCAAAGATAATAAAACTTTGCAT
Protein-coding sequences here:
- a CDS encoding DMT family transporter, encoding MLGVGLVLLGAVFWAISGVLAEYLFKSGFSVEWVSFYRLLFTSFVLIALSFKKRNFVLFKHKNKVFSLLGFALLGLLLTQYGYFKAIFYTDAGTATMIQYSAPLLIMIFVCFKAKVLPKKLEILALILIFIGLFLLATHGDFHSLNISFWGLFWALAGAFGVAYYSLGARAIIASYGLFFVMGFASLFAACMLFVLLGFKIPYHELDIKAFLAMSGIIFIGTIGAFCLYLKGVEYIGALKASMIACVEPVAAAIMSFAFLGTRYTFIDIFAFILIILSVILNAKNRA
- a CDS encoding DEAD/DEAH box helicase family protein, whose translation is MSKKQNTQKADTLILNEIINQGIDKTSFQDILKNIDFTSFSDKITLENYQSEALRNAIIALMFFEECPIPQETYDIKGLLAHYQSYDSRLKLENINRASFWMATGSGKTIVMIKLIAILARLMHKKELESKPIMLLAPNDKILEQFKNTILLYNNFQEKPIQILELKEYEKQSIPNLFESACKLYIARSDLLDNETNVGKDKKAKRLNYKNYLRENGWYILLDEAHRGDSGFSTRKSYINELAKGLRQDAKPSGFIFNFSATFDDEIDMQTCAFNYNLERFNLDGYGKNIAVLDSDLKAFSSEENEVEQLEKIMQSFIIFAAILKAKKELFTQFENSFEKDEHKKLLYHNPLIIAVSDKVNTKIAGIKLYFEAILKIVKGEVKDFEDLLAKLCKDLEKASLYFGTDYLAHTLIEKLKDISLDEVKQSVFYASANAGIEACKIKGNDKELVFKSKNASKPFLLLNIGNIKEWQKDYILKLGIDIGEDLEQGYFANINDINSPINIMMGSKVFSEGWDSNRVNIINFINIGSTQAKKYVLQTIGRGVRIEPFAYLRKRLEKCGLKSFDISAKLGFKNQWLETLFIMASDKEAIKYILEKMQQFSSKKALKGFRKNQTFKPLYVPKYKTEAMQERSYKISQDDYSGLCDFMQSYDEDVLLLSANLKSEALGFKTLEKIKNKSNIAVIEGRKQSHDYEKMLKMLDNFFARSYKVLEKFEPINDEIKHFHHFTSTLNYNMIEELNQKIKEVLRAKSDEEIEAEIRAGKSLKEAMGQGLQKIEVNSYIIDAEFKEHYYGPLIIKENDDKISYSIKIPSEIEFLKKLKEYIKLDDNVLKAYEWCFSKLVENIDEIYIPYFDEETQSEKRFYPDFIFWLRHKETKDNTIIFIDPKGLKHAQNIAINKIEGFRHIFEQANSQNINVKLFFYNEKPELKGYDEYVKTKVEDIFASLV